In Paenibacillus sp. FSL M7-0420, a single genomic region encodes these proteins:
- the pgeF gene encoding peptidoglycan editing factor PgeF codes for MEPFMQNGAAPMLLHLEPWREPYKSITAGFTGRAGGSGTKPYDSFNCAFHVGDDPADVLANRSLLAASLGFRLADWTCGEQTHGKEIAVIAEQDRGRGSLDRNSAFQATDGLLTNVPGVLLTSFYADCVPLFFHDPLNRVVGLAHAGWKGTVAEIAAAMVERMGQTYGSRPEDIQAAIGPSIGDCCYEVDDYVMDPVRRLEAGLNLPAAAEGARAVYRPSETDSSKMMLNLKELNQRIMIKAGILPTHIECTTWCTSCNSDLFFSYRKENGVTGRMTSWIGIKES; via the coding sequence ATGGAACCGTTTATGCAAAATGGCGCAGCGCCCATGCTGCTGCATCTGGAGCCGTGGCGTGAGCCCTATAAGAGCATTACTGCAGGCTTTACCGGCAGAGCAGGCGGCAGCGGCACGAAGCCGTATGACAGCTTCAATTGTGCTTTTCATGTAGGCGATGATCCGGCGGATGTGCTGGCTAACCGCAGCCTGCTGGCTGCGAGTCTGGGCTTCCGGCTGGCCGACTGGACCTGCGGGGAACAGACCCACGGCAAAGAGATCGCAGTCATTGCAGAACAGGACCGGGGCCGGGGCAGCCTGGACCGGAACTCTGCCTTTCAGGCCACGGACGGGCTGCTGACGAATGTGCCCGGGGTGCTGCTGACTTCTTTTTACGCCGATTGTGTGCCGCTGTTCTTCCATGATCCGCTGAACCGCGTGGTAGGGCTGGCGCATGCTGGCTGGAAGGGGACCGTGGCGGAAATCGCGGCGGCGATGGTGGAGCGCATGGGACAGACGTACGGGAGCCGTCCAGAGGACATACAGGCCGCTATAGGGCCTTCCATCGGTGACTGCTGCTATGAGGTGGATGATTATGTAATGGACCCTGTCCGCCGCCTGGAGGCCGGGCTGAACCTGCCGGCTGCGGCAGAAGGCGCGCGGGCTGTATATAGACCATCGGAGACAGACAGCAGCAAAATGATGCTGAACTTGAAAGAATTGAATCAACGCATTATGATAAAAGCAGGAATATTGCCGACTCATATCGAATGTACAACTTGGTGTACAAGCTGTAACAGTGATCTGTTCTTCTCCTACCGGAAGGAAAACGGGGTCACTGGGAGAATGACGAGCTGGATCGGAATAAAGGAGAGTTGA
- a CDS encoding YggS family pyridoxal phosphate-dependent enzyme, which yields MASLQERIATTRERVARACAASGRDTSEVKLIAVTKYVSLNTVAAVLEAGLEEIAESRWQDAEPKWNALGHKGIWHFIGHLQTNKVKDVIGKFQYIHSLDRLSLARELHKKAEAAGLDVKVFLQVNISGEDTKFGLAPEAVEDFLREIAPLDRVKVIGLMTMAPHEEDPEATRPVFRGLRELRDRLNLLGLTPEPIQELSMGMSNDFEVAIQEGATRVRLGTVLVGHEEGE from the coding sequence TTGGCCTCGCTACAAGAAAGAATAGCCACTACCCGGGAACGTGTCGCACGGGCCTGCGCGGCCAGCGGCCGGGATACCAGTGAAGTCAAGCTGATTGCGGTAACGAAATACGTATCGCTGAATACGGTTGCCGCTGTGCTGGAGGCCGGTCTTGAGGAGATCGCCGAGAGCCGCTGGCAGGATGCGGAGCCGAAATGGAATGCGCTTGGACATAAGGGAATATGGCACTTTATCGGGCATTTGCAGACGAATAAGGTGAAGGACGTTATCGGTAAATTTCAATATATTCACTCTCTGGACCGGCTGTCGCTGGCCAGGGAGCTGCATAAGAAGGCGGAAGCTGCGGGACTTGATGTGAAGGTGTTCCTGCAGGTGAATATTTCAGGCGAGGATACCAAGTTCGGCCTGGCGCCGGAAGCGGTGGAGGACTTCCTGAGGGAGATCGCCCCGCTTGACCGGGTGAAGGTCATCGGACTGATGACGATGGCTCCTCACGAGGAAGACCCCGAGGCGACCCGGCCGGTATTCCGCGGACTCCGCGAGCTGCGTGACCGGCTGAATCTCCTGGGCTTGACACCTGAGCCAATACAAGAGCTGTCGATGGGCATGTCGAATGACTTTGAAGTGGCGATACAGGAAGGAGCCACCCGGGTACGCCTGGGAACGGTATTAGTAGGTCATGAGGAGGGAGAATGA
- a CDS encoding YlmC/YmxH family sporulation protein, which yields MIEETSASGKKMKISDFQTKDVINIVDGKRLGQISDLELDLRRGVIDAVIVPGYTRFMGLFGGGADLVIPWRNIVKIGADVVLVKLEEPRIPQGQEDREMMYLDRPDRSERRTY from the coding sequence ATGATTGAGGAAACGTCAGCTTCGGGTAAAAAGATGAAAATCTCCGATTTTCAAACCAAAGATGTAATCAATATTGTGGACGGTAAACGGCTGGGCCAGATCAGCGATCTGGAGCTGGATTTGCGCAGAGGCGTTATTGACGCTGTGATTGTCCCGGGGTACACCCGGTTCATGGGGCTGTTCGGCGGCGGCGCCGATCTTGTGATTCCGTGGCGGAATATCGTGAAGATCGGGGCGGATGTCGTGCTCGTGAAGCTGGAGGAGCCCCGCATACCGCAGGGACAGGAAGACCGCGAGATGATGTACCTGGATCGGCCGGACCGCAGTGAACGGCGCACTTATTAA